A single region of the Peromyscus eremicus chromosome 16_21, PerEre_H2_v1, whole genome shotgun sequence genome encodes:
- the LOC131893912 gene encoding Friend virus susceptibility protein 1-like, translating to MNLLSIWNRLFNSPAPSATVTSSPGSLENAESPWCELYYKLKELDAFDYPDSPVVSGNGFDDSVYETFDSLGENKENDAAGWLLLASLDKLIKDRNELRDKINQLQNMMKDNKKLSDKIDQLQMQVNILKVSKCTLEENLLSSSHRAQVVENQTEALIIRLAELQQKFKSQRQRVSAVKVRALIGKEWDPVTWDGDVWEDPIEAENFEPSDFQGFISPEEIVPSAPPLEILPISPFIEEINPSLSDQPAVTFSEENARQDNTAVPQGPPIVGSRLLTGPKAKQAPQGEIESVVHEEMRYTTKELNEFANSFKQKSGEYVWEWVLRVWDNGGRNIKLDQAAFIEMGPLSRDSRFNMDARTVERGIKSLFEWLAEAFIKRWPTEKELEMPDILWFSVDEGILRLREIAMLEWVYCVKPNPPQWEGPEDMPFTNPIRRKIVRGAPEHLKSFVVALLLVPNLRVGDAAAQLDELNTMGLIEPPDSRGQVAALNYLRHKTGLIID from the coding sequence ATGAATCTTTTAAGTATCTGGAATAGGCTTTTCAATTCACCAGCACCTTCAGCTACAGTCACTTCCTCTCCTGGGAGCTTGGAGAATGCTGAAAGCCCATGGTGTGAATTATATTACAAACTTAAAGAGTTAGATGCGTTTGATTATCCTGATTCACCAGTTGTAAGTGGCAATGGATTTGATGACTCTGTATATGAAACTTTTGACAGTTTGGgggaaaacaaggaaaatgaTGCTGCTGGTTGGTTGCTCTTAGCATCTCTGGATAAATTAATAAAGGATAGGAATGAGCTCCGTGATAAAATTAATCAACTTCAGAATATGATGAAGGACAACAAAAAACTTAGTGATAAAATTGACCAGCTCCAGATGcaagtaaacattttaaaggttTCTAAGTGTACCTTGGAAGAaaatcttctctccagcagccacagagctcaagtAGTAGAAAATCAAACTGAAGCCCTCATAATAAGGTTGGCTGAACTACAGCAAAAATTCAAGTCTCAGCGTCAGAGGGTGTCAGCAGTTAAAGTAAGGGCATTAATTGGTAAAGAATGGGATCCTGTAACTTGGGATGGGGATGTGTGGGAGGACCCTATTGAAGCTGAGAACTTCGAACCCTCAGATTTTCAAGGGTTTATCTCACCAGAGGAAATAGTACCCTCAGCCCCACCCCTTGAAATACTGCCTATTTCTCCTTTCATTGAGGAAATTAATCCTTCATTGTCTGATCAACCAGCAGTGACTTTCTCTGAAGAAAATGCCAGGCAAGACAATACTGCTGTACCTCAAGGCCCACCAATAGTTGGCTCTAGACTTTTAACTGGACCTAAAGCAAAGCAGGCTCCTCAAGGGGAGATAGAAAGTGTAGTCCATGAGGAGATGCGCTACActactaaagagctgaatgagtttgctaattcattcaagcagaagtctggagaatatgtatgggaatgggttttaagggtgtgggataatggtggaaggaacataaaactAGATCAGGCTGCATTTATTGAGATGGGCCCTCTTAGTAgagattctaggtttaatatggaCGCTCGCACAGTTGAAAGAGGTATCAAAAgtttgtttgaatggttggctGAAGCGTTTATCAAAAGATGGCCTactgaaaaggagttggagatgcctGATATCCTTTGGTTTAGTGTTGATGAAGGaattttaaggctcagggaaattgcTATGCTGGAGTGGGTATACTGTGTAAAACCTAATCCTCCTCAATGGGAAGGTccagaagacatgcccttcaCTAATCCCATAAGACGAAAAATAGTGAGAGGGGCACCTGAACATTTGAAGAGCTTTGTTGTCGCCCTTCTCCTTGTGCCAAACCTTAGggttggagatgctgctgctcaaTTGGATGAATTAAATACAATGGGTTTAATTGAGCCTCCAGATAGCAGGGGACAGGTGGCAGCACTGAATTACCTGAGGCACAAAACAGGTCTCATAATAGACTAA